GAGAAGCCGCACCGCGGTCCTGAGCTGTTCTCCGGTGGGGACGCAGCGCTCGCAGGTTTCCAGGTCTATCGCCAGCAGCTCCACATCCAGGATATTCCTACCTGCCCGGGTCCCCTGAACGTTCTCCGGGGATGTCTGTAGCCTGTCTGGCCCACATCCGCAGCCGCAACCCGGATCGGTATCAACCAACCATCCCGTTTCCTTTTCTTTCATCTTATCTTCTCCCATGTCGAATGTTGATAGAGTCGCAAAAAGTCCATCAACGCACCCCGCGTGGGGTGCCCAAATCAATGACCCGCACCGTAAGTCATTGATTTGTGAGGAAAGGGAAAACGACGCTTTTCCCTTTCCGTGGAGCGAAAAGTCCCGGATTGGACTTTTTGCGACCCTATCAATGTTGCGTTGATCCATGCTGGACACCCCGTTCCCGTCCCGATTCCTCTATCCCTCCTGTCATGGAAGCTGGACCTCGGATCCGCCCGCGGGCGGCGGAGCACCAAACCTCAAGCTTCAAACGACGTTAAACCCCTATTTATTCCGGCAAGGATTCTTTAAATAACGGATAAAACAGTAAAAAACCGATTACTCGCTGAACGTTTCTTCATCCCGCCACAGCCGCGAGATGTTCGCGGGCCTGACTTTCCAGAGCTTTCCGGACGCAGGAAAAAAACCCGACCACGCACTCCATCCGTACCGTGAAAAAAACCATGTTGCCTCTTTTCTGGTCCACCAGCACCCCGGCGTTCCTGAGGACCGTTAAATGCTTTGAGACCGTAGAGGTATCAAGCCCGAGCATGTTGACCAACTCGCAAACGCACTTTTCACCAGCAGCGATCTGCTCAACCATGAACAGACGGGCCGGATGTGCCAGGGCCTTGAAAACGGCTGCCTGGTTCTCATAAGGGGCGAGAGATGCCTTTTCCATGAAATCCTCCTTGGCTTTTTGGCAATATAGCCAACCAGCTAGGGACCGTCAAGCGTTTCTTCGTGTTGGACTTACTGTGGACATAATCGCAGTGAGAAGAGACCGGCGGGGGTGTATAACCCCGGTAA
This sequence is a window from bacterium. Protein-coding genes within it:
- a CDS encoding metalloregulator ArsR/SmtB family transcription factor, producing MEKASLAPYENQAAVFKALAHPARLFMVEQIAAGEKCVCELVNMLGLDTSTVSKHLTVLRNAGVLVDQKRGNMVFFTVRMECVVGFFSCVRKALESQAREHLAAVAG